From Taeniopygia guttata chromosome 21, bTaeGut7.mat, whole genome shotgun sequence, one genomic window encodes:
- the ECE1 gene encoding endothelin-converting enzyme 1 isoform X1: MMSTYKRATLDDEDPLESLGDGDGYPNGFQVNFRGSRGSRGCWAERTRAEKQLLVLVGVLAVLLMACLLGLIFQYRARPPAVCLSEACISITSSILSSLDRAVNPCEDFFSYACGGWIKANPLPDGHSRWGTFNNLWEHNQAIMKHLLENTTANVSSEAERKAQRYYQACMNESKIEELRATPLMELIQKLGGWNITGTCAGDNFNETLREVTAHYRTSPFFSVYVSADSKNSNSNVIQVDQSGLGLPSRDYYLNKTENEKVLAGYLNYMVQLGMFLGGTDEESTRQQMQQILDFETALANITIPQEKHRDEEVIYHKMTAGDLKELAPAVDWMPFLSTVFYPVELNESEPVVVYAKEYLEQVSDLILATDKCLLNNYMIWNLVRKTSPLLDQRFRDAEEKFMEVMYGTKKSCLPRWKFCISDTDNNLGFALGAMFVKATFAEDSKQVAEEMIAEIKTAFEESLETLQWMDEETRKSAKEKADAIYNMIGYPKFIMDPKELDKVFNDYEAVSDLYFENVMQFYNFSARVTADQLRKPPNRDQWSMTPPTVNAYYSPTKNEIVFPAGILQAPFYTRASPKSLNFGGIGVVVGHELTHAFDDQGREYDKDGNLRPWWKNSSVEAFKHQTACMVEQYGNYTVNGEAVNGKHTLGENIADNGGLKAAYRAYQNWLKKNGDEETLPTLGLTNYQLFFVGFAQVWCSVRTPESSHEGLITDPHSPSRFRVIGTVSNSPEFAEHFSCPPGSPMNPLKKCEVW; the protein is encoded by the exons ATG ATGTCGACCTACAAGCGGGCAACGCTGGATGATGAAGACCCCCTGGAGTCCCTTGGTGACGGTGATGGATACCCCAATGGCTTTCAG GTGAACTTCCGCGGCTCGCGGGGCAGCCGGGGGTGCTGGGCCGAGCGGACACGTGctgagaagcagctgctggtgctggtgggggtgctggcagtgctgctcatGGCCTGTCTGTTGGGACTCATCTTCCAGTACAGAGCCA GGCCACCAGCCGTGTGCCTGTCAGAAGCCTGCATCTCCATCAccagctccatcctcagctcGCTGGACCGTGCGGTGAACCCCTGCGAGGACTTCTTCAGCTACGCCTGCGGGGGCTGGATCAAGGCCAACCCCCTCCCTGACGGTCACTCGCGCTGGGGCACCTTCAACAACCTCTGGGAGCACAACCAGGCCATCATGAAGCACCTGCTGG AAAACACCACGGCCAATGTGTCCAGCGAGGCAGAACGCAAGGCACAGCGCTATTACCAAGCCTGCATGAATGAGAGCAAGATCGAGGAGCTGCGTGCCACCCCACTCATGGAACTCATCCAAAAG ctgggtgGCTGGAACATCACAGGTACCTGTGCCGGTGACAACTTCAACGAGACGCTGCGGGAGGTGACGGCGCATTATCGCACCTCGCCCTTCTTTTCCGTCTACGTCAGCGCCGACTCCAAGAACTCCAACAGCAACGTCATCCAGGTGGATCAGTCGGGGCTGGGCCTGCCATCGCGGGATTACTACCTGAACAAGACTGAGAATGAGAAG GTGCTCGCTGGGTACCTGAACTACATGGTGCAGCTGGGGATGTTCCTGGGAGGCACCGATGAGGAGTCCACGCGGCAGCAGATGCAGCAGATCCTGGACTTTGAGACGGCCTTGGCCAACATCACCATCCCGCAGGAGAAGCATCGGGATGAGGAGGTCATCTACCATAAAATGACAGCGGGAGACCTAAAG GAGCTGGCACCAGCTGTGGACTGGATGCCCTTCCTCTCCACAGTCTTCTACCCCGTGGAGCTCAACGAGTCAGAGCCCGTTGTGGTCTATGCCAAGGAGTACCTGGAGCAGGTCTCTGACCTCATCCTGGCCACAGATAAGTG TCTCCTCAACAACTACATGATCTGGAACCTGGTGCGGAAAACCAGCCCACTCCTTGACCAGCGCTTCCGGGATGCTGAGGAAAAATTCATGGAAGTGATGTATGGGACAAAAAAG agctgcctcccaCGCTGGAAGTTTTGCATCAGTGACACGGACAACAACCTGGGCTTCGCCCTGGGGGCCATGTTTGTCAAGGCCACCTTTGCTGAGGACAGCAAGCAGGTG GCGGAGGAAATGATTGCGGAGATTAAAACTGCCTTCGAGGAAAGCCTGGAGACCCTGCAGTGGATGGATGAAGAGACGAGGAAATCAGCCAAAGAGAAG GCAGATGCCATCTACAACATGATTGGCTATCCCAAATTCATCAtggaccccaaggagctggaTAAAGTATTTAATGAC TACGAGGCCGTGTCCGACCTCTATTTTGAGAACGTCATGCAGTTTTACAACTTCTCAGCCAGGGTCACGGCTGACCAACTCCGGAAGCCGCCAAACCGGGACCA GTGGAGCATGACCCCTCCGACGGTCAACGCGTATTATTCTCCTACCAAAAATGAGATTGTCTTCCCTGCTGGCATCCTCCAGGCCCCCTTTTACACCCGTGCATCCCCCAA GTCCCTTAATTTTGGTGGGATTGGTGTGGTGGTGGGCCATGAGTTGACACATGCCTTCGATGACCAAG GCCGGGAATATGACAAAGATGGCAACCTGCGTCCCTGGTGGAAGAATTCCTCAGTGGAGGCCTTCAAGCATCAGACAGCGTGCATGGTGGAGCAGTATGGCAACTACACTGTCAACGGTGAGGCAGTCAATGGCAAGCACACCCTCGGGGAGAACATCGCTGACAACGGGGGCCTCAAGGCTGCCTACCGG GCATATCAAAACTGGCTGAAAAAGAATGGGGATGAAGAAACACTCCCAACTCTCGGCCTCACCAACTACCAGCTCTTCTTCGTTGGCTTTGCACAG GTGTGGTGCTCAGTTCGCACACCAGAGAGCTCGCACGAGGGGCTCATCACcgacccccacagcccctcacgTTTCCGTGTCATCGGCACCGTCTCCAACTCCCCGGAGTTCGCGGAGCACTTCAGCTGCCCCCCGGGCTCCCCCATGAACCCCCTCAAGAAGTGTGAAGTCTGGTGA
- the ECE1 gene encoding endothelin-converting enzyme 1 isoform X2, with protein MSTYKRATLDDEDPLESLGDGDGYPNGFQVNFRGSRGSRGCWAERTRAEKQLLVLVGVLAVLLMACLLGLIFQYRARPPAVCLSEACISITSSILSSLDRAVNPCEDFFSYACGGWIKANPLPDGHSRWGTFNNLWEHNQAIMKHLLENTTANVSSEAERKAQRYYQACMNESKIEELRATPLMELIQKLGGWNITGTCAGDNFNETLREVTAHYRTSPFFSVYVSADSKNSNSNVIQVDQSGLGLPSRDYYLNKTENEKVLAGYLNYMVQLGMFLGGTDEESTRQQMQQILDFETALANITIPQEKHRDEEVIYHKMTAGDLKELAPAVDWMPFLSTVFYPVELNESEPVVVYAKEYLEQVSDLILATDKCLLNNYMIWNLVRKTSPLLDQRFRDAEEKFMEVMYGTKKSCLPRWKFCISDTDNNLGFALGAMFVKATFAEDSKQVAEEMIAEIKTAFEESLETLQWMDEETRKSAKEKADAIYNMIGYPKFIMDPKELDKVFNDYEAVSDLYFENVMQFYNFSARVTADQLRKPPNRDQWSMTPPTVNAYYSPTKNEIVFPAGILQAPFYTRASPKSLNFGGIGVVVGHELTHAFDDQGREYDKDGNLRPWWKNSSVEAFKHQTACMVEQYGNYTVNGEAVNGKHTLGENIADNGGLKAAYRAYQNWLKKNGDEETLPTLGLTNYQLFFVGFAQVWCSVRTPESSHEGLITDPHSPSRFRVIGTVSNSPEFAEHFSCPPGSPMNPLKKCEVW; from the exons ATGTCGACCTACAAGCGGGCAACGCTGGATGATGAAGACCCCCTGGAGTCCCTTGGTGACGGTGATGGATACCCCAATGGCTTTCAG GTGAACTTCCGCGGCTCGCGGGGCAGCCGGGGGTGCTGGGCCGAGCGGACACGTGctgagaagcagctgctggtgctggtgggggtgctggcagtgctgctcatGGCCTGTCTGTTGGGACTCATCTTCCAGTACAGAGCCA GGCCACCAGCCGTGTGCCTGTCAGAAGCCTGCATCTCCATCAccagctccatcctcagctcGCTGGACCGTGCGGTGAACCCCTGCGAGGACTTCTTCAGCTACGCCTGCGGGGGCTGGATCAAGGCCAACCCCCTCCCTGACGGTCACTCGCGCTGGGGCACCTTCAACAACCTCTGGGAGCACAACCAGGCCATCATGAAGCACCTGCTGG AAAACACCACGGCCAATGTGTCCAGCGAGGCAGAACGCAAGGCACAGCGCTATTACCAAGCCTGCATGAATGAGAGCAAGATCGAGGAGCTGCGTGCCACCCCACTCATGGAACTCATCCAAAAG ctgggtgGCTGGAACATCACAGGTACCTGTGCCGGTGACAACTTCAACGAGACGCTGCGGGAGGTGACGGCGCATTATCGCACCTCGCCCTTCTTTTCCGTCTACGTCAGCGCCGACTCCAAGAACTCCAACAGCAACGTCATCCAGGTGGATCAGTCGGGGCTGGGCCTGCCATCGCGGGATTACTACCTGAACAAGACTGAGAATGAGAAG GTGCTCGCTGGGTACCTGAACTACATGGTGCAGCTGGGGATGTTCCTGGGAGGCACCGATGAGGAGTCCACGCGGCAGCAGATGCAGCAGATCCTGGACTTTGAGACGGCCTTGGCCAACATCACCATCCCGCAGGAGAAGCATCGGGATGAGGAGGTCATCTACCATAAAATGACAGCGGGAGACCTAAAG GAGCTGGCACCAGCTGTGGACTGGATGCCCTTCCTCTCCACAGTCTTCTACCCCGTGGAGCTCAACGAGTCAGAGCCCGTTGTGGTCTATGCCAAGGAGTACCTGGAGCAGGTCTCTGACCTCATCCTGGCCACAGATAAGTG TCTCCTCAACAACTACATGATCTGGAACCTGGTGCGGAAAACCAGCCCACTCCTTGACCAGCGCTTCCGGGATGCTGAGGAAAAATTCATGGAAGTGATGTATGGGACAAAAAAG agctgcctcccaCGCTGGAAGTTTTGCATCAGTGACACGGACAACAACCTGGGCTTCGCCCTGGGGGCCATGTTTGTCAAGGCCACCTTTGCTGAGGACAGCAAGCAGGTG GCGGAGGAAATGATTGCGGAGATTAAAACTGCCTTCGAGGAAAGCCTGGAGACCCTGCAGTGGATGGATGAAGAGACGAGGAAATCAGCCAAAGAGAAG GCAGATGCCATCTACAACATGATTGGCTATCCCAAATTCATCAtggaccccaaggagctggaTAAAGTATTTAATGAC TACGAGGCCGTGTCCGACCTCTATTTTGAGAACGTCATGCAGTTTTACAACTTCTCAGCCAGGGTCACGGCTGACCAACTCCGGAAGCCGCCAAACCGGGACCA GTGGAGCATGACCCCTCCGACGGTCAACGCGTATTATTCTCCTACCAAAAATGAGATTGTCTTCCCTGCTGGCATCCTCCAGGCCCCCTTTTACACCCGTGCATCCCCCAA GTCCCTTAATTTTGGTGGGATTGGTGTGGTGGTGGGCCATGAGTTGACACATGCCTTCGATGACCAAG GCCGGGAATATGACAAAGATGGCAACCTGCGTCCCTGGTGGAAGAATTCCTCAGTGGAGGCCTTCAAGCATCAGACAGCGTGCATGGTGGAGCAGTATGGCAACTACACTGTCAACGGTGAGGCAGTCAATGGCAAGCACACCCTCGGGGAGAACATCGCTGACAACGGGGGCCTCAAGGCTGCCTACCGG GCATATCAAAACTGGCTGAAAAAGAATGGGGATGAAGAAACACTCCCAACTCTCGGCCTCACCAACTACCAGCTCTTCTTCGTTGGCTTTGCACAG GTGTGGTGCTCAGTTCGCACACCAGAGAGCTCGCACGAGGGGCTCATCACcgacccccacagcccctcacgTTTCCGTGTCATCGGCACCGTCTCCAACTCCCCGGAGTTCGCGGAGCACTTCAGCTGCCCCCCGGGCTCCCCCATGAACCCCCTCAAGAAGTGTGAAGTCTGGTGA
- the ALPL gene encoding alkaline phosphatase, tissue-nonspecific isozyme → MKALLVLLLAQLCSASLVPEREKDPEYWRRQAQETLRNALRLQRLNQNVAKNLILFLGDGMGVSTVTAARILKGQLHGQGEESLLEMDKFPFVALAKTYNTNAQVPDSAGTATAYLCGVKANEGTLGVSAGVTRDRCNTTKGQEVTSILRWAKEAGKAVGIVTTTRVTHATPSAAYAHSANRDWYSDGEMPPDALQGGCKDIARQLVENIPEIEVILGGGRKYMYPKNVSDVEYPHEEKQRGTRLDGRNLVQAWREAKPRGKVAEYVWHRRGLLALNLSRVDFLLGLFEPGDMMYELDRNNDTDPSLSEMVSVAIRMLQKNPRGFFLLVEGGRIDHGHHEGKAKQALHEAVELDRAIGLATRLTSTQDTLSVVTADHSHVFTFGGYTPRGNPIFGLAPMQSDVDRKPFTSILYGNGPGYKIVAGERENVSAVDFAHADYQAQSAVPLRQETHGGEDVAVFARGPMAHLLHGVHEQNYIPHAMAYAACIGSNRGHCNAAARPATPLLLPFLGLLLLLC, encoded by the exons ATGAAGGCTCTGTTAGTCCTCCTCCTCGCCCAGCTCTGCTCGGCATCACTGGTCCCAG agagggagaaggaCCCCGAGTACTGGCGGCGGCAGGCGCAGGAGACCCTGCGGAACGCGCTGCGGCTCCAGCGCCTCAACCAGAACGTGGCCAAGAACCTCATCCTCTTCCTGGGGGACG GAATGGGCGTCTCCACGGTCACGGCCGCCCGCATCCTCAAAGGGCAGCTGCACGGGCAGGGCGAGGAGAGCCTGCTGGAGATGGACAAGTTCCCCTTCGTGGCCCTGGCCAAG ACCTACAACACCAATGCCCAGGTGCCCGACAGCGCAGGCACGGCCACCGCCTACCTGTGCGGTGTCAAAGCCAACGAGGGGACGCTGGGGGTCAGCGCCGGTGTCACCCGGGACCGCTGCAACACCACCAAGGGCCAGGAGGTGACCTCCATCCTCCGCTGGGCCAAGGAGGCAG GCAAGGCCGTGGGCATCGTCACCACCACGCGCGTGACCCACGCCACGCCCAGCGCTGCCTACGCCCACTCTGCCAACCGTGACTGGTACTCGGATGGAGAGATGCCCCCGGACGCCCTGCAGGGGGGCTGCAAGGACATCGCCCGGCAGCTGGTGGAGAACATCCCCGAGATCGAG GTGAtcctgggtggagggaggaaatATATGTACCCCAAAAATGTCAGTGATGTGGAATATCCCCATGAGGAGAAGCAGCGGGGCACCCGCCTGGACGGCAGGAACCTCGTGCAGGCGTGGCGGGAGGCCAAGCCCCGCGGCAAG gtTGCTGAGTACGTGTGGCACCGGCGAGGGCTGCTGGCGCTCAACCTCAGCCGTGTCGACTTCCTGCTGG gcctCTTCGAGCCAGGGGACATGATGTACGAGCTGGACAGGAACAACGACACAGATCCGTCCCTCAGCGAGATGGTGTCTGTGGCCATCAGGATGCTCCAGAAAAATCCCCGAGGGTTCTTCCTCCTGGTTGAAG GTGGCCGCATCGACCACGGGCACCACGAGGGGAAGGCAAAGCAGGCGCTGCACGAGGCGGTGGAGCTGGACAGGGCCATCGGGCTGGCCACGCGCCTCACCTCCACCCAGGACACGCTCAGCGTCGTCACCGCCGACCACTCGCACGTCTTCACCTTCGGCGGCTACACCCCCCGCGGGAACCCCATCTTTG GTCTGGCCCCGATGCAGAGCGACGTGGACCGCAAACCCTTCACATCCATCCTCTATGGCAACGGCCCCGGCTATAAAATCGTGGCGGGCGAGCGAGAAAATGTCTCTGCCGTGGATTTTG CACACGCCGACTACCAGGCACAGTCGGCCGTGCCGCTGCGGCAGGAGACCCACGGCGGGGAGGACGTGGCCGTGTTCGCCCGTGGGCCCATGGCCCACCTGCTGCACGGGGTCCACGAGCAGAACTACATCCCCCACGCCATGGCTTACGCCGCCTGCATCGGCTCCAACCGAGGCCACTGCAAcgccgccgcccgccctgccacccccctgctcctgcccttcctcggcctcctcctcctcctctgctaa